The Urbifossiella limnaea nucleotide sequence TGTCGGAGGGCGAGCGGCGGAACAAGAAGTCGCCGGACATGCGGTACCAGATCGGCTTCTACTACCAGAACAAGTTCGGCGTCGCCGACCAGGTGCAGACGCTCCGCTGCCTGTACGACCTGAGCAACATCCCGACCGGCGAGCGGAACCCGGCCGACTTCCTGGACAAGGACGGCGGCGTCGACCTGAAGCGGTTCCAGACGTTCTGCGAGAAGAACCCGCTCCTGGTGCGGCGGCTCCGCGGCGAGGAGCGGCGCGACCGCGACCGGAAGGACAAGAGCTTCGAGACGCTCCGCGCCCGCACGCCGGCGGACGTGGTGGACTTCCTGCGGACCAACTACAAGGTGCCGAGCCGGTTCCGCAACGCCGGCGGCGAGCTGGCCGACCCGGAGCGGCAGTTCCCGGCCCTGCCGCCGAAGTTCGACGAGGGCCGCGACGAGGCCAGCGCCGGCGAACTGACCCGCGACCCGGCGTTTACCGGCTTCATGGCGGCGCGGGCGTGGTTCGCCTACGCCAACACGCTGGTCCCTCCGAACCCGAAGGACGCCAACGACAACCCACTGCCGGCGTCGACGCCGCGGCCGGGCGAGTTCGACCAGTTCAAGTACCGGGTGCCCCGGCTGCCGATGCTCATCATCTTCCGCCAGGGGCCGCCGCGGGCGCAGTCGTACCAGGCCGAGATGTTGACGAAGGACGGGTGGTTCGACAAGGACGGCTGGGACGTGGACGGCCGGGTCGACGAGTCGAGCGCGTGGTTCGCCGAGCCGAGCCCCGGCGGGCCGCGGAAGCGGACGGTGGTCATCGGCACCGGCCGGGACTGGTCCCGCGAGGCGTGGGAGCAGGCGGCGCAGATGTGGCGGACGCACGGCGAGAACTACGGCCAGCTCCTCGACGCGGCCCGGCTCGCGCGCTACCGTGAAGACGCCCGCATCCCACTGGGGGCGTCCGACTTCGTGCCACTGCCACCCGAGATCACGCCCGATCAGGCGGCCGCGGACCCGGCGTTCGCCCGCCGCCACGCCGCCACGACGGCGCTGTTCTTCTACCACCAGAACCGGACGGTGACGAACTTCCCGTACTACCTCGCCAACGCTCAGGCCGAGGCGCGGGCCGACACCGTCCGCGCCCGCAAGACTCTGTTCGAGGCCGACCAGTCCCGCCGCGCCGGCAACCGCCTGGAGGCCATCCGGCTGTACAAGGACGGGCTGGAGCAGTGGAAGAGCGTGTTGCTGGCGAACCCGGCGTACCACCGCCCCGAGCGGTTCGACCGCGTCGAGGAGGAGACGTTCGAGTTCGAGTTGGACTACCTCCGGCTGCTGGCCCAGGACGACCGGCGGGTGCAGGACAAGGCGCTGGAGGTGCTCCGCGAGGGCGTGTCGGCGGTCCTGCCGTTCCAGGGTGCCAGGGTGGCGATCCCGGTGTCGTACGACCTGAAGCTCCGTGTCGCCGACGAGTTCTTTTCGGTGTTCGGCGGGACGATGCCGACGACCCTGACCGACGGGCGCGGCGGCACGCCGTGGATCCGGCCGGACATCCGCAACACCGTACTCGGCCGTCAGGGCGTGGTGGTCACGCCGCCCAGCGGTCCGGGCACGACGCCGACTCCGGGCCAGCCGTAACCCGACCCCCAGTCCAACGCCCACCCGCCCCGACGGGTGGGCGTTGCCCACCTTCCCCCCTCGTCACCGCTCGTCATGACCGACATCGCGCTCGCGATCCTCGCCCACCCCGACGACGCCGAATTCCTCTGCGCCGGCACCCTGATCCGCCTGGCCAAGGAGAAGGGTTGGGCCGTCCACGTCGCCAGCATGACGCCCGGCGACTGCGGCTCGGCCGAGCACACGCCGGAAGAAATCGCTCGCATCCGCCGCGGCGAGGGCGCGGCCGCGGCGGCCGCGATCGGCGCGGCGTACCACTGCCTCGAGGAACGCGACCTGCGCGTGATCTACAACGAGCCGGCGCTGGAGAAAGTGGTGCGGCTTCTGAACAAGGTGCGGCCGCGGGTCGTGTTCACGCACAGCCCCGACGATTACCACCTCGACCACGAGCAGACGAGCAAGTTGGTCCGCGCCGCCACGTTCGCCGCGCCGATCGGCAACTTCCTCCACAACCGCCCCGGCGCGGACGAACGCCACCCGCCGCTCGACCACATCCCGCACCTCTACTACTGCGACCCGCTCGAGGGCGTGGACGCTTTCGGAAACGCGATCGCGCCGGCGTTCCGCGTGGACGTGTCGGCGGTGATCGACGACAAGGGGCGGATGCTGGCGTGCCACGAAAGCCAGCGGGCGTGGCTGCGGAAGCACCACGGCGTCGACAACCTCGTGGACTCGATGAGGGCGTGGGGCGCGACGCAGGGGGCGGCCGCGGGCGTCGCCTTCGCCGAGGGCTTCCGCCAGCACCTCGGCCACAGCTACCCGCACGACAACCTCGTCGCCGAACTCCTCGGCCGGGTGTAGCTCCGACCGTGGGACAGAGGGACTCAGGGACAGAAAGCTGAAGAATGCTCTGACTGCCCGTCCCTCCGTCCCAATCACCGCCACAGCCACTTCAAGCTATCCGGCAGGATCACGCCGCCGTGGCGGCCGTTGTGCCCGCCGTCGCCGTACACCAGGCGGTAGTCGTAGCTCATGTGCCGCAGTGCCGCGGCCATGCTCAGGTTCGCGAGCGGCCAGTGGCCGTGCAGGTTGTCCAGGTCGCCCGACCCGTCCTGCAGGAATACCCGGATCGGCTTCCGCTCCGTCTTGCGGATCAGGCCCGGGTACACGTCCCCCCCGCGGATGTTGGTGAAGCTGCCGACGTGGCTGAGCACCTTCGAGAAAAGGTCCGGCCGTTCCCACGCCGCGGTGAACGCGCAGATGCCGCCGGAACTAATACCGCAGATCGCACGACCGGCCGCGTCCTGGCGTAGCTTCACGGTTTTCCCCACCTCCGGGAGAAGCTCTTTCTCCAGGAAGCCGGCATACTGGTCGGAAAGGGTGTCGTACTCGAAGCTCCGGTTGGAGCGGCCCTTCCCGCCGCCCTCGGCCGGGAACGTGCCGGGGTTCACGAACACCGCCACCGTGACGGGCATTTCCTTCCGATGGATGAGGTTGTCGAACACGACCGGCACCCGGTACTGGCCCTTCTCGGCCACGTAAGAACCGCCGTCCTGAAAGACCATCACGCACGCCGGCTCCGCCTCCCGGTACTGGGCCGGCACGTACACCCAGTAGTCGCGCTCGGTGCCGGCGAACACCTTGCTCGGCAACTTCAGCGGGCCGGTGACGGAGCCCTTCGGCACGCCCGGCTGCCATTCCGAGTCGGGGCCGAGGGTGTAGTCGTCGGCCGCCGGGGCGGGCACGGCGGCGAGAGCGAGTGCGAGCGCGGGTACGAGGCAGCGCATCGGACGGGCCTTTCGCGGGGAGAGGGGACGGGGCCAAGCGTATGGACACGGCCCCCGCCCCGCCAGCGCCGCGGGGCCCGGCCGTGAACACGCCCCACCCCGACGAGCGCCTCCAGCGGGCGCTGGACAAGTTCCTGACCAGGGGCGGGCCGTTCGTCCTCCCGGAGGGGCCGCCGCCGACCGCACTCCTCCCCGCGCCGCCCGGCGGGCTGCCGCCGGACACGAAGCTGAACGCGGCCCTGCCCACGCCCGCGGTCATCCCCCGGCCGGCCCCGCGCGAGCCGTCGCCGACGCCGATTCCGGGCGCGTCGCGCGCCGTCGTCACGACCGACGCCGTGCTCGCGGGGCTCGACCACGTGGTGTGGTCGGTGTCGCCCGACGGGGCTCTCGTGTACCTCCTCGGCGGCCCCGTCGAGCGACTGTTCGGCCACCCCGCCGAGTTCTTCCTCGACAAGTCCGACGGCTGGCTCTCCGCCCTCCCCGACGACGACGCCGACCGCCTCCGCGCCGCGTTCGCCGGCCTCTCGGCCGCCGGGTCGTTCGTCGTCGAGCACACCGCCGGCGGGCGGCGCGTCGTGACGCGTGGCCGGTTGCTGCTCCGCCCCGACGGCCGACCGATACGCGTGGACGGGAGCACAACCGAACTGACGGAGACGGCCACCGAGCGCGAGTTGCGGGCGAAGCTGGCGGTTGCCGAAGAGGCGCTGCGGGCGACGGCGCGGCTCGGCACCCTGGGACGACTGGTGAGCGGCGTGGCCCACGACTTCAACAATTGCCTGACGGTCGTGTCCGGGAACGCCGAACTGCTCCGCGAACTGCTGCCGGCCGACGACCCGCTCCGCGACACGGCCGGCGAGATCGTCGCGCACGTGGCGTCGGCGGCACTCGTGGCCCGACAGTTGGTGGCGTTCGGCAAGCCGACGGGGGCGTGCTCGGGCCCCACCGACCCGGCCAACGAGATCCGCGTTCTGGACCGGCTTCTGCGACGGCTCACGGGCGAGGACATCACACTCGACGTGCTTCTCGCCCCCGGCGTTCCGCCGATCCCGGTCGGCGCCGGCTCGCTGGCGCAGGTGGTGCTCAACCTCGTCGCCAACGCCCGCGACGCCATCCCGCGCCACGGCACGGTGACGCTTCGCGTTGCTGAGGCGGTCGTCGATCGCGCCCGCGAGGGCTGGCCCGAGGGCCTACCCGCCGGGCGGTACGTGGCACTGACGGTAGCGGACACCGGCGTGGGAATGACGGAGGCGGTGCGGGCGCGGATGTTCGACCCGTACTTCACGACGAAGGGGCCTGCCGGGAACGGCGTCGGCCTGGCGACCGTCGCGGAGATCGTGCGGACCGCCGGCGGGCACATCGAGGTGGAATCGGCGGCGGGGTGGGGCACGAGTGTGCGGGTGTTCTTCCCGCCGGCCGACTACCCGCCCGCGGTCGTGCCGCCGACGGCACCCGAGGCGCCGCCGCGGCCTGCGACGGTGCTGCTAGTGCAGGACGCGACGCGCGTCCGCGACCTGGCCGCGTCGGCGCTTCAGCACGCCGGGTATCGCGTGCTGGAGGCCGACGACGGGGTCGCCGGCGAGGAACGGGCGCGGCTGTACGCCGGGCCGATCGACCTGCTGGTCACGGACGTCGGCCTGCCGAAGCAGGACGGCCGCGAGTTGGCGTCGGCCCTGCGGGCGGCGCGGCCGGGGCTGCGGGTGCTGTTCGCGTCGGGCTCGGCGGCCGAGGTGCCGGGGCCGCTGCTTCCGAAGCCTTACACTCCTGCCGAATTGTTGGCCGCTGTGCGGCTGTTGCTGGATGGTTGATCATCCCGCAGCGTGGTCACTTCTGGTAGTATCAAGCATGTCCGGCCGAGTGTTCTTTGACGTGGATCCCGGCCCGCTCCGGCTCCCGCGCGAGCGGATCGACGGGGCCGACCCGGGAAAGCTCCAGTGACAGATCGCCCGGCACGGCCGGTCACTCGCCGGCATGCCGCCGGTGTACGTGTACCGCGGGTCGGACGGCGAGTTGCTGATCGCCGACGGCGTGACCCGGGCGACGCGTGCCGCCAAGCTCTGCCCCGGCGTGCCGATCCCCGCGGAGTTGCTCGGCGTGCGACCATACCCCATCCGGCACCTGCCGACCGTTCAGGAGAAGTTGCCGTGAACCCGACGTCGCACGACGAGTTGGTCGAGGCTCTCGCGGAACTTCGCCAGGCGCTGCCGTCGCTTCGGCTGGGGCAGTTGGTGGCAAACCTGGCGACCGTGGCCCGCGGGCCCGAAGCGGGGGTTGTGTGGGACGTGAATGACGACGAACTCCTTGCCGCGGCCCGCTGGCAGCTCGCCCAGCTGACGCAGCCGGCGGCGTCGTAAGGGGACGCGGTCAAAACACGAAATAGATGAACGGCCGCCCGGCCGCCGGGCCGAGGGTGACGAGCAGTACCACGATGCCGACGTAGCAGGTGGCGCGCACCGCCGGGGGCAGGTCGAGCAGCCGGCACGTCGCGCCGCGAAGCCCGCTGAAGCCGTGCCCCAGCGCCACCAGCGCCACCAACCCCGGCACCCAGACCGGCACGCCGTCGGCGACCACACCGAACGCGCACCACGACCGCAGCAGAAGCTCACCACTCGCCCAGTCCGGCATCCGCACCACCACCATCCCCGCGACCGTCAGCCACAGCGTGACCCCCCACGCGACGAAGGCCCACGCCCGGCTGCCGCGAACCGCATCGGCCCACGGCACGCCCGTAAGGGTGCGGTCCCAGGCGCGGTGGGCGCACACCAGCAGCCCGTTCCACACCCCGAAAGCGAGCCACGCCCACGCCGCGCCGTGCCACAGCCCGCAGGCCACGAACACGATCATGACGTTCCGGTACGCCCGGAGTCCGCCCCCGCGGCCGCCGCCGAGCGGGACGTACAGGTAGTCGCGCAGCCACGCCGACAGCGACACGTGCCAGCGGCGCCAGAAGTCGGGCACGCTCGTCGCCAGGTACGGGAAGCGGAAGTTCAGAGGGAGTGTGAACCCGAACCACAGCGCCAGTCCGACCGCGATGTCGGAGTAGCCGCTGAAGTCGCAGTAGAGCTGCGTCGCCCACGCCAGACACGCCCAGCGGTGCTCCGCCGGGCCGAACGCGGCCGGGTCGGCGAACACCGGCGACACGACCAGCGCGTCCAGCTGGTCGGCGATGAGCAACTTCTTGAACAGCCCCAGGAGCAGGAAGTGGAGCCCGTCCGCCGCGTGTCGGGCGGTGACCGCCGGCGGCGTTGCCATCTGCGGCAGGAACTCGGCGGCGCGCACGACCGGCCCGGCAGCGAGTTGCGGGAAGAACGACACGAACAGGGCGTAGTCGAGCGGCGAGCGGACGGCGCGGACGGCGCCGCGGTACACGTCCACGGTGTACGCGATCCCCTGAAACGTGTGGAAGCTGATCCCGAGCGGCAGCAGGATGTCCCACGCCCGGGCGGGGAGCGGGCCGCCGAGTGACACCACGTTGTCGTAGATAAACGCCGTGTACTTGAAGGCGACGAGCAGGCCGAGGTTCGCCGCGACGCTGGCGGACAGCCAGCGCCGGCGGGCGCGACCGGTGGCGGCGTCCTCGATGCGGACGGCGGCGACGTAGTCGATCGCAGTGCAGAGAAGGATGACCCACAGGTACTGGGGGCTGAGCCAGGCGTAAAAGAGCCACCCGGCGGCGAGCAGGACGCGGTACTTCGGCGCGCGGCCGCGGGCGGCGTGGTACAGCACCAGCACCGCCGGCAGGAACAGCCAGAACGCCTTCGTGGCGAAGACCACCACCGCCTCCGTGCGGTCAGCGTGCGAGTTCGTCGCGCACCCGGTCACTCAGCCGCGCCGCGCCGCGCCGGTTCAGGTGGATCACGTCCGCGAAGTCCGCGTCCGTCAGTCCCGCGGCCGGGCGGAGCACGCGCACGCCGCGGTCGCGCTCCAATTCGGTCAGCCGGGCACGGTACTCGGCGAACGCCGCAGGGTACGCCGCTTCCAGGTCCGCCGTCACCGGCACGTCGAGCAACAGCAGTTCGGTTCCGCCGTCGGCGCACCAGTCGATCAGGCGGTGGAGGTACTTCAGGTGCGAGCCGGTGCGGTAGTTCTGCAAGAACGGGAACGCCTGCGGCCGCACACCGGCCGCCTTCGCGGCGTCGTAGCGACCCGCCGCGAACCCGCGGGCCGGCACGTAACCGTTCCCCGCCCGCAACAACACGGCCCGTTCGCGCAGCTCGTCCGCCTCGCGGAACGCCTCCGGCGCCTGTCCGGGAAACACCTCCTCGGCCCGGCACGCCGCCCACATGCGGATGCCGTGGCGGTATTGCACGAGGTTCGACACCCTCGCCGCGCGCCCTTGTAGGAAGTGCCGCGACACCCACTCGGCTGAATCGGGGCGGAGCCGAATCCAGTCGATCCAGTCGCCCCAGGTCATGAGCGAGTGCGGGCCGTGCGGCTCGTTGCGGCCGTCGTTCAGGTCGGTGGCGGTGATGCCGTACACGAGCACCCGCGGCTGGGTCGGGCACGCCCGCAGCACCGCGTGGTACACGTCCGAGGTTGTCGCTCCGGAGAGACCCACGGCGTAGGCGGAACGCAGTTCCCGCCCGTCGCGGACGACCCCGGCGACGCGGCCGGGGTCGATCCCCTCGGCGACCGGCGACCCGCCGACGAACACCAGGTCGCGCGGCTCGCGGGCGCAGGCCGTGACTCGGGCGGCGTAGTCGTCCGGGGAGTGCCGTTCCCAGACGTGCGCGAACCGGCCGACGAGGACGTCGGCGAGCAGCAGTAGAGCGGCGAAGTATACGAGCGTGCGGTGGCGGCGCAGAAACCCCTCGCGGGCCGGCGGTGCGACCACGACCGTGGCGCGGACCGTCGGCGTGTGTCGGCCGAAGGGCGTCGTCTCGGTCAGCACGCGGGGCACGAGCAAACCCTCGGGGGCCGCCGAGTGTGCCAGAACCGCGACCCGCCGGGCAAGTCGAGTTCGCGCCCCGGAATTCGCCCCCGCCCTTGCCCGGCCCGGCGGTCCGGGTAGAACAATCGGACTAACCCACCCCGGCCCCGGCCGGACGGTCACCGCGGAGGTCGCTATCGTGTCGCGCGTTCGAGTCGGCGTCGCCGGCCTGTTCCTCGCCTCCCTGGCGGTGGTCGCCCTGGTCGCCTCCCGGGCCGACGCCCAGGACAAGCAATCCTTCACGCTCAAGCTCGAGAAGGACAAGGCCTTCTACCAGAAGACCGACACCGTCGTCGCCCAGATTATCAAGGTCCAGGGCCAGGACCTGACCCAGAAGCAGCAGAGCACGTTCTTCTTCAAGTGGACCCCCGAGAAGATCGAGGGCGAGAAGGCCACCCTCAAGCAGAAGGTCGAGGGGCTGTTCATGTCCATCGACATCTCGGGCAACCCCATCATCTACGACTCGGCCAAGAAGGAGCCGGCCGGCTCGGCCAGCAACCCCGGCCTGATGGACTTCTTCAAGGGGCTGGAGGGCACCGAGTTCACCGTCGTCCTGAACACCAAGAGCGGGGCGGTCGAGAAGGTGGACGGCAAGGAAGAGCTGGCGAAGAAGCTCGGCGCCGGCAGCGCCCAGATGGACAGCCTGCTGAAGAAGATTCTCACCGACGACTCGCTGAAGCAGATGGCCGACCCGACCGCCGGCCTGCTGACGGACGCGGGCCGTGCCGTCGGCGACAAGTGGGACCGCAAGACGACCCTGAACCTCGGCCCGGTCGGCTCCTACGAGGTGAAGTACGACTTCACCTACAAGGGCAAGGACGAGAAGCTCAAGCACCTCGACCGGATCGAGGTTTCGCCGACGATCACCTTCAAGTCGCCGACCGAGAGCACCGAGGGGCTGCTGTTCAAGATCAAGTCGGGCACGCTGGAGACGAAGGCTCTGGACCCGGACCAGACGCCGAGCGTGATCCTGTTCAACTCGGCGCTCGGGCGGATCGAGAAGGCCACCATCAGCCTGAAGATGGAAGGCGAGCTCCTCGTCGGCATCGGCGGCAACGACACAAAGGTTGCACTGTCGCAGCGGCAGACGACGACCGTCGAGCAGCAGAACGACCCGTTCCCGCCGGGCCAGGGGAGCCCGACCCCGGCGAAGAAGTAACGACCGACTGAGTTCGGTCCCCTGCCCCGCCCGGCCTCGCGCCGGGCGGCGGCGTTTCCCGGAGCCGTCATGCGCGTCGCCGTCCTCGGCGCGGCCGGCCAACTCGGCCGCGACCTGTGCCCCCGCCTGTCGGGCACCGTGGTGCCGCTCTCTCGCGCCCACATCGACCTTGAGAAGCCGGAGACGATCGCGGCGCACCTCGCCGCCGACCGGCCGGACGTCCTCGTCAATTGCGCCGCGTACAACTTTGTGGACAAGGCCGAGGCCGACCCCGGCCCCGCGTTCGCGGCCAACGGCCTCGGCGTGCGCCTGCTCGCGCAGGCGTGTGCCACGGCCGGCGTGAAGCTCGTCCACGTCAGCACCGACTACGTGTTCGGCCTCGACGCCGACCGTACCACGCCGTTCACCGAGGACGACGCCCCGGGGCCGGTGAGCGCCTACGGGCTGAGCAAGCTGGTCGGCGAGTACGCGACCCGTGCGGCGCACCCCGGGCACCTCGTGGTGCGAACGTGTGGCCTGTACGGCGTGTGGGGGAGCGGCGGAAAGGGCGGCAATTTCGTGGAGACGATGCTCCGAGTCGCCGGCCAGGGGAAGCCCTTGCGAGTCGTGAACGACCAGCGCTGTACCCCGAGCTACACCGCCGACGTGGCCGAAGCCGTCGCCGGGCTGGTGCGGGCCGGGGCGAGTGGGTTGTACCACGTAACCAATTCCGGTTCCTGCACCTGGTACGAGCTGGCGGCCGAAATCTTCCGCCGCGCGGGAGTGACGGCCGACCTGTCGCCGATCACGAGCGCACAGTTCGCCGCTCCGGCGCGGCGGCCGCCGTACAGCGTGCTGTCGAACGCGAAACTGGCAGCGGCAGGCGTGCCCGCACCGCGCCCGTGGCCGGAAGCGCTGGCCGCATACCTGGAGGAAAGGGCCAGGCCGCGAGCGTGATTGTTCACACGAACGAAACCCACCGGTCCCAGCCGGTGGGTTTCTCACTTCCCCTCCTTGACTCCGCCCGCTCCACAGCGGATACTACACGTATCTGAGATTGCGTCTCAATAAGCCGTCGGCCGAGGTGGCGATGCTGCCGCTGGACATGCTG carries:
- a CDS encoding PIG-L deacetylase family protein, coding for MTDIALAILAHPDDAEFLCAGTLIRLAKEKGWAVHVASMTPGDCGSAEHTPEEIARIRRGEGAAAAAAIGAAYHCLEERDLRVIYNEPALEKVVRLLNKVRPRVVFTHSPDDYHLDHEQTSKLVRAATFAAPIGNFLHNRPGADERHPPLDHIPHLYYCDPLEGVDAFGNAIAPAFRVDVSAVIDDKGRMLACHESQRAWLRKHHGVDNLVDSMRAWGATQGAAAGVAFAEGFRQHLGHSYPHDNLVAELLGRV
- a CDS encoding MBOAT family O-acyltransferase — encoded protein: MVFATKAFWLFLPAVLVLYHAARGRAPKYRVLLAAGWLFYAWLSPQYLWVILLCTAIDYVAAVRIEDAATGRARRRWLSASVAANLGLLVAFKYTAFIYDNVVSLGGPLPARAWDILLPLGISFHTFQGIAYTVDVYRGAVRAVRSPLDYALFVSFFPQLAAGPVVRAAEFLPQMATPPAVTARHAADGLHFLLLGLFKKLLIADQLDALVVSPVFADPAAFGPAEHRWACLAWATQLYCDFSGYSDIAVGLALWFGFTLPLNFRFPYLATSVPDFWRRWHVSLSAWLRDYLYVPLGGGRGGGLRAYRNVMIVFVACGLWHGAAWAWLAFGVWNGLLVCAHRAWDRTLTGVPWADAVRGSRAWAFVAWGVTLWLTVAGMVVVRMPDWASGELLLRSWCAFGVVADGVPVWVPGLVALVALGHGFSGLRGATCRLLDLPPAVRATCYVGIVVLLVTLGPAAGRPFIYFVF
- a CDS encoding alpha/beta hydrolase — its product is MRCLVPALALALAAVPAPAADDYTLGPDSEWQPGVPKGSVTGPLKLPSKVFAGTERDYWVYVPAQYREAEPACVMVFQDGGSYVAEKGQYRVPVVFDNLIHRKEMPVTVAVFVNPGTFPAEGGGKGRSNRSFEYDTLSDQYAGFLEKELLPEVGKTVKLRQDAAGRAICGISSGGICAFTAAWERPDLFSKVLSHVGSFTNIRGGDVYPGLIRKTERKPIRVFLQDGSGDLDNLHGHWPLANLSMAAALRHMSYDYRLVYGDGGHNGRHGGVILPDSLKWLWR
- a CDS encoding DUF6263 family protein, whose amino-acid sequence is MSRVRVGVAGLFLASLAVVALVASRADAQDKQSFTLKLEKDKAFYQKTDTVVAQIIKVQGQDLTQKQQSTFFFKWTPEKIEGEKATLKQKVEGLFMSIDISGNPIIYDSAKKEPAGSASNPGLMDFFKGLEGTEFTVVLNTKSGAVEKVDGKEELAKKLGAGSAQMDSLLKKILTDDSLKQMADPTAGLLTDAGRAVGDKWDRKTTLNLGPVGSYEVKYDFTYKGKDEKLKHLDRIEVSPTITFKSPTESTEGLLFKIKSGTLETKALDPDQTPSVILFNSALGRIEKATISLKMEGELLVGIGGNDTKVALSQRQTTTVEQQNDPFPPGQGSPTPAKK
- the rfbD gene encoding dTDP-4-dehydrorhamnose reductase; this encodes MRVAVLGAAGQLGRDLCPRLSGTVVPLSRAHIDLEKPETIAAHLAADRPDVLVNCAAYNFVDKAEADPGPAFAANGLGVRLLAQACATAGVKLVHVSTDYVFGLDADRTTPFTEDDAPGPVSAYGLSKLVGEYATRAAHPGHLVVRTCGLYGVWGSGGKGGNFVETMLRVAGQGKPLRVVNDQRCTPSYTADVAEAVAGLVRAGASGLYHVTNSGSCTWYELAAEIFRRAGVTADLSPITSAQFAAPARRPPYSVLSNAKLAAAGVPAPRPWPEALAAYLEERARPRA
- a CDS encoding PAS domain-containing hybrid sensor histidine kinase/response regulator, with the translated sequence MNTPHPDERLQRALDKFLTRGGPFVLPEGPPPTALLPAPPGGLPPDTKLNAALPTPAVIPRPAPREPSPTPIPGASRAVVTTDAVLAGLDHVVWSVSPDGALVYLLGGPVERLFGHPAEFFLDKSDGWLSALPDDDADRLRAAFAGLSAAGSFVVEHTAGGRRVVTRGRLLLRPDGRPIRVDGSTTELTETATERELRAKLAVAEEALRATARLGTLGRLVSGVAHDFNNCLTVVSGNAELLRELLPADDPLRDTAGEIVAHVASAALVARQLVAFGKPTGACSGPTDPANEIRVLDRLLRRLTGEDITLDVLLAPGVPPIPVGAGSLAQVVLNLVANARDAIPRHGTVTLRVAEAVVDRAREGWPEGLPAGRYVALTVADTGVGMTEAVRARMFDPYFTTKGPAGNGVGLATVAEIVRTAGGHIEVESAAGWGTSVRVFFPPADYPPAVVPPTAPEAPPRPATVLLVQDATRVRDLAASALQHAGYRVLEADDGVAGEERARLYAGPIDLLVTDVGLPKQDGRELASALRAARPGLRVLFASGSAAEVPGPLLPKPYTPAELLAAVRLLLDG